Sequence from the Candidatus Krumholzibacteriia bacterium genome:
CTGCGAGCCGCTGGCCCCATCCAGTGCCGATGCATGACTGTCATCCTACCTGCTAGCCCTACTTACTTAAACAGGGCCTTGACGAATCCCCACGTTCCCCTCGCGCTCGGTGTCTGGCTATAGTGGATCACGCGGACGCAACGGAGTGGGGATGAGTGGGGACGGCCGATTTCAGATTTGAAATCCGCGGGGCCGCAAGGCTCTTGGGGGTTCGAATCCCTCATCCTCCGCCACTCTGGCCTTCCTCAGTTTCGCGCTGATGATCATCGAACAAACGAAGAGGGACCGACGGAAATCGGCCCCCTTGCTTCGGATGTCAGCGGTGCGTCGTCCTGCCACTTCGACGAGGCAAGACGCGCGCTGCATCTGGGTGCTTACACCGCCGGCCGGCGCTGCGATGTTGGTCGCAGCCGGGCTTCGCGGACGTTCAAGTTGTTCCCGCCGAGCTGGTGGCTGTCGAGGGCGCTGATGGCTGTCTCGCCACCCGTTTCCATCTCGACGAATCCGAATCCCCGCGGGCTGCCCGTGTCGCGGTCGGTGATCAAGCGCACCGACGTCACGGATCCATGCGAGGAAAACAGGTCACGGAGCTGGTCATGGGTGGCTTCGGCGGGCAGGTTGCCCACATAGATGATCTTCGGCATGTCTCGCTCCTCCTGCAAAGGCCTTTGGGTGCTCGCTCACGCACCCGTTCCCTCCCGTGTGGGAAGGGCTGACCCACTTGGTCAGTCTGCAAATGGCGACATTGGGAACTGGAGCGAATCTCGGGAAGACGATCAGAGCGTGACTTCAGGAGGATTCACGCCTCGCGCACCAAGTGCACTTGCGCAAGCATCATAGCAGCTGCACCTCCCAGGTGCCACATCTATTTTTCGTGAGGCCCGGGTTGCCATCCTCCTCACGGCACGCCTCCGCGGATCTCCTTCTGGTACCTGCCGCTCGAGCCGCGGCCCTCCAGACTGCAGCGTGGATGATCCCGACGGGCGCGAGCTTCACTGCCGCACGCTGCCTGACGGAACTTCACGCCAGACTCCGCGACGCAGCCGCGTTCATCTTCCCGAATCACCAGGTCCGCGCCGCGGCACTCGTTCTCAATGACTGTCTCTCGTGCAGTGCGCGTCGTGAAACGCGATCCCGGCTGCCGTCAGGTCGAACGTCTTGTCGTGACGCTGGTCGGTGACCAGCACGACCATCTTGCGCATCCGCAGGATCCCGACGTCTTCCATCTGCATCGGCATCCGGTGCTTGTGCTTCTGGATCTCCGGATGCTCGAGCCAGTCGAATTGCTCGTTCGGCCCCTTGTATGCGTGGAACTCCGGTGACGCCGCCGGCGGCGTCTTCCGGTGCATCGTCACGAGGGTGTGCAGAAGCTCGTCCACCCTCTTGTGAAGAGGCCAGAATACCGCGTTTGTCAACGGATCCCTCCCTCTCGTTTGCTGCTGGAGGAACTCGATCTGCAAAGATCGTAGCAGAGAGCAACGGCCAGCGTCACGGTTTCGTTCCGCGTTCGGCGCCTGTCGCGGAGGGGAGGCGCATCTTCATTGCACCTTGCTCTGGCTGGAGACTGGGCCGAGGCCCCAACGTGCGCGCATGCCGTGCCGGAAGCGTTCGCGCTTCACCGCGCCGTGCTAACGCACGAGGACGACCTTGCGCTGCAGGACGGCGTCGGACGTCGTCAGGCGGACGATGTACAGCCCGCGCCCGGCACGGCGGCCCGATGCCGCAACGCGATCCCATAGCGCTTCGTGCGATCCCGGGGCCTGGTCTGCCACATCGAGAGCCCGGACGAGCCGCCCGCGCACATCGAGGATCTCGAACCGCGTGCGCCGGCTCGCTTCTCCGAGCGTATAGCGGATGCGCACAGGGGAGCCGCCGGGAGGCTCGATGACCCGTGCGAGCGCGGTCATGGGATGGCGCAGATCGCGAGCCGCCTCGATGGGCCCGGCGAGAGTGGAAGACCCATCGGCGCGCATGAGCAGCAGCCGGTACCAATACGTTTGGCCTGGCAGGGCGGTGCCATCGACGTACGACATCACACCCGCGGACGTCGGCAAAACGGCGAGTAGCCGGTACGGGCCTTCGCGACGGTCGGCTCGTTGCACGCCGACGTCGAAGGCTGGATCGCCGCTCGCGTACGCGACGCGCCAGTGGAGGCGGATTCCCGCCTCCGTGGCCGTCGAAACGAAGTCCTCGATGCTGACATGCGTCGGGTGCGAGCGATTCCAGAGAATCGTCACCCCTGGTGAGCCCGCGTTGGCAACGGCTATGTCCTGTCTGCCATCGCTATTCAGGTCGGCGATCCGGAGTTCGCGGGGACTCTTTCCGACGCCGAAGCAGGACCTCTCGCCGAAGGTGCCATCACCCGCGCCGGATGCGATACAAACATCATTCGTCCACTGCAGCTCCAAGAGATCGTCGAAGCTGTCGCCGTCCAAGTCGTCGAGCGCGAGATCCCAGGCGAAGCCGCCGGTGAACAAGATCTCCGCCCCGAGCTCCGGCGTGCCTG
This genomic interval carries:
- a CDS encoding RNA-binding protein, translating into MPKIIYVGNLPAEATHDQLRDLFSSHGSVTSVRLITDRDTGSPRGFGFVEMETGGETAISALDSHQLGGNNLNVREARLRPTSQRRPAV